Sequence from the Rutidosis leptorrhynchoides isolate AG116_Rl617_1_P2 chromosome 3, CSIRO_AGI_Rlap_v1, whole genome shotgun sequence genome:
TACGGTCTAACGATTATTTAGATCGGTTGTTAGTGGTGACAGAGAGTCGAATGAGTGAATAACTTCCAGAAGGGTGATTCATACTGTTAGTAGTGATTGAGACTGGAATGTGCGGATGTGAATCAGAAAGAGTGCATATAACATAACTACTCTTTAAATAAGCATGAAAAACTGGAAAATCCAAATCTGTACGCTAGAGTTAAAATATTCATTACTTTCACGGGATAATCTAAACATAAATTTTTTTTATCTGTTTAACCGTATACATTCCCAATTAATTGATAGATAATATATTATATAGCTATATCTAAACGGTAAAGttgaaatgaatagtactattcattttttcACTATTCGTTGTTTTAactccctaactttcattaaaatacaaatcgaaccccccactttatacgtatatttttcctcaaatttcacaagcttaaccccctaacttttattaaaatacaaatcgaactcccactttactaactttttttttttactaatattcaattttcacaaacttaaccccctaacttgtattaaaatacaaatcgaacccccactttatacgtaaagttttttcaaatttcacaaacttaacccactaacttttattaaaatacaaatcgaacccccactttactaactttttttttaaaaataaaactcgaacgctaaaagaagcaactttcacaaaaggaacaacccttcaatgttatgtcgaaaaaaattcttttttacaaaatagatcaagacttttttttaactcgcattcaaaacggagcccccgacacgaagcgagggctccacaactagttattattattaatgtataacAAATTCCAACTAGTCAAAATACTTAAACAAGACAAAGTAATACAAGTATGATAAGTCAAAGTAAGATGAAGAGATTCCCATGACACAAGAATACCAACACAAATCATAATGCTCACAACTCTTTTTTATAAAGTCAATAAGTTGACCATCTTTAAAACATTCCCCAACTCCTCCTCTATATTCTACATATAATCCCCTTTTCCCACATTGACATTATTCAAATCTCTCTATCccctaacctttttttttttttttttctcaagaACATTATGTTAGGAAAGATGGGTTCGGTGAAGAAACTAGCCAAGAAAGTCAAGGTGAAAGTTATTAGTGGCACCGAACCATCACACCACGAGCACTTGCTCAAGGATCAAGAGGAAGCAGCATGTTCAACCCCAACCGGTTTTCTTGCGCTTTATATAGGGGAAGAGAGGCGTAGGTTTGTGGTTCCCACCGGCTACTTATCCCACCCTTTGTTCAAGATGTTGTTGGACAAAGCCTCGGATGAATTTGGGTTCGAGCAAAAGAATGGGTTGGTGGTTCCATGTAGTGTCGCGGCATTTCAAGAAGTTGTAACCGCGGTGGAATGTAGCAATGGGAAATTTGATCTTAGTAATTTGGTTCAAGAGTTGATTTAGTGTAATAAAAGATTCAAAAAAGAGAGAAGTTGTGATTTTGGCAACTCCCTTTTGTAGGTTTTTAATGATCTATGTCAATGTAATCCTTTTGGTATGGGATTATAAAGTTGTTAATCCTTCATGTACTTTGACACAATTGACTTAATTTTGGGAAGATATGTAGTTGCTAGTTGTGATAACTTTAACCGTGTATGTATTAATTAAACAAACCACATGAAGTATGAACTATTTTCACAAATTCCTTGGTACCTACCCAGAAAAAAAAAACAACTTTAAAATTAACTTTTGGTGTTGCTTATAAGTTGGATTAACTAATCCATTTTTTCTAGATTATTGATTGATTGCACAAGTGGGATATCTTTAAGTATCTCTTAAACATATTTTAAGAGCCAATTGTTAGTAGTTGGTCCTTCCTgtacccttttcttttcatttacaAAGTAGGTTTTTCACTAGAAATAAGTCATACATAGACCAAATATAGATACCAAAACCGATATAACTCGCTAAACTAATTGCAAATGTATCGTGTGTGTTGCAATAACTTGCAAATTACTCTTATTAAGGTGTTGCATCAATGTTTTTGGTGATTTTGTTTGCTTGCAGCTTAAGAGATGGTATTGTGTCAACATCTAACTTGTTTACACCAAAAGGATCTTCTTTTTATTCAAGATTACATCATTTCTAAGTTAAAAGTAACAAAATTTGAAATCGGCAAATGTCAAAAAACTATAACAAATGAGTCAACTCTAATAAGCTTACACACACTATccttttttttttaacggccaagAATATATAAAACTCAAAACAAACGCTCCCTAGCAAGACGCTAAGGGAGGATTACAAAGACATAACAAGCCATAAGTTCCAATTTGAAACTAAATGACTCCTATATTTAATCCAACGAAAAGTAAGTAATCTAATAACATCAAACAAACTACTAAGATTACAAAACGACTCGTTAAAAACAAAACCGTTACGATATTGCCATAAAACCCATAACGGAGCACACATGATAGCCACGATCCGAATTTGACACGAAGTAGATAAACGAACCCCCTCGATCCAAACTATAAAAGAATCCCATGAAGAAAAACAAGGCATGTTACAATCTAACCAAACCCTGATCTTGAGCCAAATATTTCTCGCCACCGAACAATCAAAAAATAAATGATCCCGGGTTTCGACCCCATTAGAACATAAAGGACAAACGATAGAATTAATGTCTATACCTTTTGCGGATAGATTCCAACGAACGGCAAGAGTATCAAGTCTAAAACGCCACAAAAAAACGTTAACTTTTCTAGGCAAGTACTTAAACCATGTAGTAGAAACACCAGAATCTGGAAGCTTGGAACGATCTATATAATCTCTCGTCGCTTTAACTGTGTACAGACCATCATTACTCAAAGTACACAACCAACGATCATCGCGGTCCGTAAGAATGAAATCATTCAACATTCTACGAAGATCATTAACCATATCAATATTTCGGCTACCAATCGAATCTCTGGACCAAATGAATTGCCAATCGCCATTACTGTATTTATCGGCAATGCTATCATCTTTACCCAAATCCATATGAAAAATACGATTAAATTGAGAGGCTAAAGATTTATTACCACACCAAATAGCGTGCCAAAAACTAGTGTTGCGACCATTACCGATATCCATCTTAAATATATTCGAAGGCAACATACTGTCCCTCGTAGTTTTGGAACAAGCTAAGATGATATTTCCCCACATGCTTGTGCAATTGGAAGTGGGACTTAGAACATTATTaccataaatagaaataataacctCTGCCCCTCGTCCGAATTGGAAATAAAACGCCACCtccattttgtagtgacccgaacttttccatgtttatatatattaattgagattgatatttacatgattaaatgtttccaacatgttaagcaatcaaacttgttaagacttgattaattgaaatatgtttcatatagacaattgaccacccaagttgaccggtgattcacgaacgttaaaacttgtaaaaactatacgatgacatatatatggttatatatatagttaacatgtttttattataagtatgtatctcattaggtattttaacaatgagttatatacataaaaatgagactattaatttaagaaactcgaaaacgatatatataacgattatagttataacaacgtcttactaggtacatatgaatcatattaagatattgatacacttggttaattatgttaaatgataagtaaatattttattaagtgtattaacaatgaaatacatatgtaaaaataagactactaacttaatgatttcgaaacgagacatatatgtaacgattatcgttgtaacgacatttaactgtatatacatcatactgagatatatgatatatcataatatcatgataatataacaatttaacatctcatttgttataataaacaatgggttaacaacattcaacaagatcattaacctaaaggtttcaaaacaacatttacatgtaacgactaacgatgacttaacgactcagttaaaatgtatatacatgtagtgttttaatatgtattcatacacttttgaaagacttcaagacacttatcaaaatacttctacttaacaaaaatgcttacaattacatcctcgttcagtttcatcaacaattctactcgtatgcacccgtattcgtactcgtacaatacacagcttttagatgtatgtactattggtatatacactccaatgatcagctcttagcagcccatgtgagtcacctaacacatgtgggaaccatcatttggcaactagcatgaaatatctcataaaattacaaaaatatgagtaatcattcatgacttatttacatgaaaacaaaattacatatcctttatatctaatccatacaccaacgaccaaaaacacctacaaacactttcattcttcaattttcttcatctaattgatctctctcaagttctatcttcaagttctaagtgttcttcataaattccaaaagttctagtttcataaaatcaagaatactttcaagtttgctagctcacttccaatcttgtaaggtgatcatccaacctcaagaaatatttgtttcttacagtaggttatcattctaatacaaggtaataatcatattcaaactttggttcaatttctataactataacaatcttatttcaagtgattatcttacttgaacttgttttcgtgtcatgattctgcttcaagaactttgagccatccaaggatccattgaagctagatccatttttctattttccagtaggtttatccaaggaacttaaggtagtaatgatgttcataacatcattcgattcatacatataaagctatcttattcgaaggtttaaacttgtaatcactagaacatagtttagttaattctaaacttgttcgcaaacaaaagttaatccttataacttgacttttaaaatcaactaaacacatgttctatatctatatgatatgctaacttaatgatttaaaacctggaaacatgaaaaacaccgtaaaaccggatttacgccgt
This genomic interval carries:
- the LOC139899003 gene encoding auxin-induced protein 15A-like, which translates into the protein MLGKMGSVKKLAKKVKVKVISGTEPSHHEHLLKDQEEAACSTPTGFLALYIGEERRRFVVPTGYLSHPLFKMLLDKASDEFGFEQKNGLVVPCSVAAFQEVVTAVECSNGKFDLSNLVQELI